In Marispirochaeta aestuarii, a single genomic region encodes these proteins:
- a CDS encoding tetratricopeptide repeat protein, giving the protein MKRTLQKNLIIVILSVLLILICVFCVGISMLITSRNEKSLSDLHDVLKKQGDVLDEQRDLISDQQKLLDDYTHALTSFEMPTGTYVLSTEERRLLLQGIREEFGTRLEGIEHKLDTVNAHEISHFEATRNDLHHLAEEGTGHYQQLHRQIELMNTDLNAHFDGLTSTITATESLPETLLASEYRQFGDTSRDEGEYADAVEYYRKSAGYQETNETLLRYAESLYLADPAVRKDAEIIQSLLTVLERDPVHSEALTLLGDVYLEQGNLNDAEMYYERLVRLEPENGAARKRLGEIYLKIKEYEKAVGHLSRAGELLPDDPVVPCELGDAYFELGDYEAAESAYSHALSVRYPYPPALIGRGNSRSALGLLDKAVEDISAYIRLRPRDFHALVELGDVYERMGMNAEALKSWEKARGVLSLNSEEDILRWGDVSRRQARLCLSHGDYRGTLFYVEKGLELTQDRELLALGMTAADKMGDEDSHRKYSRRMGALEEQGMAE; this is encoded by the coding sequence ATGAAAAGAACCCTGCAGAAGAATCTAATAATTGTAATTCTTTCCGTTCTCCTTATTCTGATCTGCGTATTCTGCGTCGGCATTTCCATGCTGATAACCTCACGCAACGAGAAATCCCTGTCGGATTTGCATGATGTACTCAAAAAGCAAGGCGACGTTCTCGATGAACAAAGGGACCTGATAAGCGACCAGCAGAAACTTCTGGATGACTACACACATGCTTTGACCTCCTTTGAGATGCCCACCGGAACCTATGTTCTCTCTACAGAAGAGCGGCGGCTTCTACTGCAAGGGATCAGGGAGGAGTTTGGTACACGTCTGGAAGGGATTGAACACAAGCTCGATACGGTGAATGCCCACGAAATCAGCCATTTTGAAGCGACCAGAAACGACCTGCATCACCTTGCAGAGGAAGGCACGGGACATTATCAGCAGCTTCACCGGCAGATAGAGCTGATGAATACCGATTTGAACGCCCATTTTGATGGGCTGACTTCTACAATTACAGCCACTGAGAGTCTTCCAGAGACCTTGTTGGCATCTGAATATCGGCAGTTCGGAGATACAAGCCGGGATGAGGGTGAATACGCCGATGCTGTCGAATACTACCGGAAGTCCGCCGGGTATCAGGAAACGAATGAGACCCTGCTCAGGTATGCGGAGTCCCTCTATCTGGCCGATCCGGCAGTACGAAAGGACGCTGAAATCATACAAAGCCTGCTGACCGTTCTGGAACGTGACCCGGTACACTCGGAGGCTTTGACACTGCTGGGAGATGTCTACCTTGAGCAGGGAAACCTCAACGACGCGGAAATGTATTACGAACGCCTGGTTCGTCTGGAACCGGAGAATGGTGCTGCGCGTAAACGCCTGGGCGAGATTTATCTGAAAATCAAAGAGTATGAAAAGGCGGTCGGGCATCTTTCAAGGGCAGGAGAGCTACTGCCCGACGATCCTGTGGTTCCCTGTGAATTGGGCGATGCATATTTTGAGCTTGGAGACTATGAAGCTGCAGAGAGCGCCTATTCACATGCGCTCTCGGTCAGGTATCCCTATCCCCCGGCGCTTATAGGTCGCGGCAACAGTCGCAGTGCGTTGGGCCTGCTCGACAAGGCAGTTGAAGATATTTCCGCTTACATAAGACTGCGCCCGCGGGATTTCCATGCCCTGGTGGAGCTTGGAGATGTGTATGAACGCATGGGTATGAATGCCGAGGCACTGAAATCCTGGGAAAAGGCTCGCGGTGTTCTTTCTCTCAACAGCGAAGAGGACATCCTGCGTTGGGGTGATGTAAGCCGCAGGCAGGCCCGTCTCTGTTTGTCCCACGGTGATTATCGGGGAACTCTGTTCTATGTGGAAAAAGGTCTCGAACTGACGCAGGACAGGGAACTGCTGGCGCTGGGGATGACCGCGGCGGACAAGATGGGCGATGAGGATTCTCACAGAAAGTACAGCCGCCGGATGGGGGCTCTCGAGGAGCAGGGGATGGCAGAATGA
- a CDS encoding RHS repeat domain-containing protein codes for MYVLILNKSYGFHKQLEWNRESTETYLYEALSFDILAEYRDTEYEVNRRSRHFFPSFSNRFKPIAEYITANGRHLSRKEFAESSWGRLRCKDKDYYLQDVLGSVVGLTDEHGHQKEEYRYDVWGKEYHEKNGHPYSDIFPTHYGYNGKRFDPKVGLYDYGFRDYKPDINRWTSIDPIRSGNNWYAYVGNDPVNWVDPLGLLPEVPGDGTVFEPDDGLSVAEKDLAASRELARLETLYSELEEADKDFGEAAVGMFVVAQYDRAFDQSIVSTNFAEELREQLISNQRRGEKIRSEINRIFDNSIYKA; via the coding sequence GTGTATGTTTTAATCCTGAACAAAAGCTACGGTTTCCATAAACAACTGGAATGGAACAGGGAGAGTACGGAAACCTACCTCTACGAGGCGTTGAGCTTTGACATTCTGGCGGAATACCGAGATACTGAGTATGAAGTGAACCGACGAAGCAGACACTTCTTCCCATCCTTCTCGAACAGATTCAAGCCCATAGCGGAGTACATAACAGCCAATGGACGGCACCTGTCGAGAAAGGAGTTTGCCGAAAGCAGCTGGGGACGCCTGCGCTGTAAAGACAAGGACTACTATCTGCAGGATGTACTGGGATCGGTAGTGGGATTAACCGACGAGCATGGACACCAGAAAGAGGAATACCGCTACGATGTGTGGGGTAAGGAGTACCACGAGAAAAATGGCCATCCCTATTCCGACATCTTCCCTACACATTACGGCTATAATGGTAAGCGGTTTGATCCGAAGGTTGGGCTGTATGATTACGGCTTCAGGGACTACAAGCCCGACATCAACAGATGGACGTCGATCGATCCGATACGATCGGGTAATAACTGGTACGCCTATGTGGGGAATGATCCGGTGAACTGGGTTGATCCGTTGGGGTTGTTGCCGGAGGTTCCGGGGGATGGGACGGTGTTTGAACCAGATGACGGACTATCAGTGGCTGAAAAAGATTTAGCCGCTTCAAGAGAATTAGCGAGATTAGAAACATTATATTCTGAACTTGAAGAAGCAGATAAAGATTTCGGTGAAGCTGCAGTCGGGATGTTTGTTGTTGCTCAATATGATCGAGCTTTTGATCAGTCAATAGTGTCTACAAATTTTGCTGAGGAACTAAGAGAACAGCTTATTAGTAATCAAAGAAGAGGTGAAAAGATTCGATCTGAGATTAATCGGATATTTGATAATTCAATTTATAAAGCATAG